CATATAGGGCTGCCCCTGAGGAGCTTCCCACAAGCAGGCCTTCCTTAAGCGCTGCCTCATTCACCTTTAAAAAGGCATCGCTATCACTGACTGTATAAATTTTATCGAAGTAAGCTGGGTCCATATAAGGTGGCAGAAACTCCATCCCAATCCCTTCTGTTTTATGAGGGCCAGACTTCCCGCCATTTAGGATCGATCCTTCTGGCTCGACAATAACCGTTTTTATTGAATGTTTTTGTTCTTTCAAATATCGGGCGGTACCCATAAATGTCCCGCCCGTACCTGCACCTGCAATAAAAACGTCAATATTGCCTTCGAGCTGTTCCCAAATCTCCGGTCCAAGTGTCTTGTAATAGGTGTCTGGGTTTGCTTCGTTTTCGAATTGGCCTGGAATAAAGGAATCGGGAATGCTTTTTTGCAGCTCTTTCGCCTTTTCAATCGCACCAGCCATTCCTTTTGCTGTTGGGGTATGGACAATTTCTGCTCCTAATGCCTTCATAACTTGCTGTTTTTCCACGCTGAATTTTTCTGGCACACAGACGATTACTTTCACATCTTGATTTAATGCTGCAAGAGCCAAGCCGATTCCTGTATTCCCTGCAGTCGGTTCAATAACCGTTCCGCCTTTCTTCAGCTTCCCTGTCTCAAAAGCATCTTGGATCAACTTGATTCCCAGTCTGTCTTTAATACTTCCTCCTGGATTATAATACTCAAGCTTTGCAAATATACGAACTTCATTGGGCAAAGGAAAATGGGTAATCTCAACCATTGGTGTATTGCCAATAAGCTGATGCACATTGTTGTAAACTCTCATGATCATTTCCCTCCTTCTATATATCATTGCCTGTTTTGCTTCTAACTCTGTTTGCAATTTATACCGATTACCGCTTATCACAGCTATTCCTATTTGAATAGTCAGAATTAAATGCTAGAATCGGGGAAGTTCCTATTATTAGGACTCCCCGCTATAATCAGTTCATTTTTTGAACGATTCCCACTACTAAGTTCGCCGAATGGACTGCTGCCTTTTCTAAGTATTGATCAAAGGAAAGATGTGATTCTTTTCCAGCTATATCCGATAGAGAACGAATGATAACAAATGGAATTTCATGCTGATAGGCAACTTGAGCTATTGCAGCTGCTTCCATTTCTACAGCCTGTAATCCAGTGAATTTCGTCTTGATGAAGGCTGCCCTTTCCGGATCATTAATAAAGGAATCACCTGTTGTAATAAGGCCTCTGACAACAGCATACTCCCCTATTTCCTTCGCGCTTGATTCAGCTATCTGGATTAGACCATTATCTGCTGCAAAACTCGCAGGCATTTGCGGTACTTGACCGTATTCATAACCAAATATAGTCGCATCCACATCATGATGTCTCACTTCGTCTGAGATGACAACATCGCCGACATTCAAGTCAGGGTTTAATCCTCCAGCAGAGCCTGTATTGATTAAATAGTCCGGTTTGAACGTTTGCAGCAGAATAGTCGTGCTCATCGCAGCATTAACTTTGCCTATGCCTGAGCGAAGCAGCACAACATCCTTCCCAGCAAGATTACCTTCAATAAATTGAAATCCGGCAATTGTCTGCTCTTTTTTATTGTCCATTTGTTCTCTGAGTATGGCAACTTCTTCTTCCATTGCACCGATTATTGCTATTTTCATGTACTTCCCTCTTTCTAAGCTACACTTTTGTTCCTTCCATGATCCAAACAAACTCATTTAAGCGGGTGAATGCGGCAGTAAAGCCTGCTTCCTCTAACATCCTCTGTAATACGGGAATAGTGGA
This DNA window, taken from Niallia sp. Man26, encodes the following:
- the mtnN gene encoding 5'-methylthioadenosine/S-adenosylhomocysteine nucleosidase, with product MKIAIIGAMEEEVAILREQMDNKKEQTIAGFQFIEGNLAGKDVVLLRSGIGKVNAAMSTTILLQTFKPDYLINTGSAGGLNPDLNVGDVVISDEVRHHDVDATIFGYEYGQVPQMPASFAADNGLIQIAESSAKEIGEYAVVRGLITTGDSFINDPERAAFIKTKFTGLQAVEMEAAAIAQVAYQHEIPFVIIRSLSDIAGKESHLSFDQYLEKAAVHSANLVVGIVQKMN
- a CDS encoding cysteine synthase family protein, encoding MRVYNNVHQLIGNTPMVEITHFPLPNEVRIFAKLEYYNPGGSIKDRLGIKLIQDAFETGKLKKGGTVIEPTAGNTGIGLALAALNQDVKVIVCVPEKFSVEKQQVMKALGAEIVHTPTAKGMAGAIEKAKELQKSIPDSFIPGQFENEANPDTYYKTLGPEIWEQLEGNIDVFIAGAGTGGTFMGTARYLKEQKHSIKTVIVEPEGSILNGGKSGPHKTEGIGMEFLPPYMDPAYFDKIYTVSDSDAFLKVNEAALKEGLLVGSSSGAALYAALAEAKLAAPGTNIVVILPDSSDRYISKKIFEGGI